Within Malus domestica chromosome 04, GDT2T_hap1, the genomic segment CGACGCGCAGAGGAAGCTCGGCTTCCCCGATCGCACCCACACCCAGGCACACCCAAATCCGTCCACCCCGATGCCAGCGCAgcatctccaccaccctcctgaactctccctccctctcctccgtcTCTGGGAAGCACGGCGACGCGCAGAGGAAGCTCGGCTTCCCCGATCGCACCCACACCCAAGCACACCCAAGTTttcaggtgagattccattgaAATTCAGCACTCTGACCGACTAAACCCTATGTTGATTACCTCTTGCATGCGTGAAATTTGAaccttatatgtgaaattgaagttaaaaattgtgtttttgcaaggtttttgggacgaaatcagCTCGGGAATAGACACACCATCTCCGGCATTCTTCTCCGACGTTCGGCTCGGAGTCCGATTGCACCGTTCaaaaaaatatcgcgatatttggacgAAAACCATTCGGATACCAATTAAAATATCCTTTCcccgaaaaaccgataatatcggcgatatttcgccgatatcatcggcattttcttccatgctTACAAGTTAGTAGCTCAGAATATCAttttgtcaacaaaaaaaaaatgtcaatctttcgtgtccaagtctttATGTGTACTTAATTATCTTTAAACAACATcaataataattaaaacaaaCTAAGGATTGTTTAAATATCTTCAAAAGTTATTCTGCTACTTCCTACATCCCATATGCAATTGCAGAAAGATCAAATCTTGATTTCAGCCACCCAAAAAAAGGGATCCCCTTGCCAATTTGGGACTTTGAATGGCTACTTCTCAAACAAATATAGCTTCTAAACCTTCTCTATTTGGTCGCCGTGGGAAGTTGCTTCTCTTGGTTTGATGCAGTATACACGAGATCCCAGATGCTTTACTTCAAGGCCAGCATCCTCGCAACCAGTGAAGAAAAGTGATTCATCCTCTTTTCCGATTCTGCGTCTCCAACTCATCAGAAATGCTGGCCGGGGAAAACTAAAAGAGTCTCCTGTGAGCAAGAGGTGAATAAGAATGAGAATAGTTTCACCAGATACTACTTATACTGGATGAATTTGTCAGCATAGTACCACCACTCTGTTCATCCTTTGCTTGAGGCTGTGCTTTACCATCCTTCGGCTTGTAAGATTTGAGGAGAAACAAAAGGGTTTTTATCAAATTTGGATACTGCTTCACATCTGCAAGTAGTCAAGAAAAAGGAACCATTAGCATACCGTTTATGTGCAGCTCCACGAATATTCAGTACCACAGACATTGGAATAAAGATTCCGACTCTCCGAGGTTTGAAGAAAGATACTTGAGTGAAATCACAAGAGGAGAAACTTACACAATAAGATATCACTAGCAATGATTAGGTCCCAGTCTGGATCAGCAGTAGGGAAACTGTCACCCCATGTATctgaaaaattagtatccatCTTATGAATTTAATAGAATCCCAATACAAATTTAAGAAACAGTCAGTCAATTAGAATTTCAACACACTATGATTTTAGGCAGTAAAAGAAACCCgagataaaaaaacaaaagtaaaataaaatgctCAAGAGTGAAGAAACTGAAGGACAACTCAGTCCAGAAAAGGATGACATACGCTTTATATGAGGAAGGACAGGTGTAATTCCATTTACCCTGCAGTTATGAGCTATATTATCTTCAATTTCCTGATCATTATAGTCTGAtgtcgtaatgtcaagattaaACAATCTTCGTAGAAAAATTGCCAAAGCACCCGTGCCACTGCCAATCAGTAGACAAACCAACATCAGTTTACAAGCAACATAAGGGTTTCCCCTATGTGAAAAAAACATCTATGTGATGCAGTCAGTACCTATGATCAACACTAAAAAGTGCGaggaacaagaaaaagaaaaggattcAAGTAATCCTTCCATGCAGGAGTCGATGATTGCATACACATATGGAAGTGAAACGGTCGAGAAATACCTGCCCAGTTCAAGACAATGCCTTCCTTCAATTGATGGCCTGTGTTCAACTAACCATTCTGCAAATGCAAATGTCCCAGGCCAGAGTAAATTGGCATTCAACTGATGAAACGAAAATTCTCGGACAACCAACTCCTGTACCAATCCGAATCACTTATCTTAGTTTATAGTACTAAAAGTTCTATACTATCAAACTCTACAAAGAAGCAATCAAGAACCAAGCTGAAATATAAACTAAAACTAGAACTCGAAATAACTCTTTTCGCGTTCAACGAAAGGCCGAATACCCCCTGAAATGAATGCACTTAAGCACTCAATTCCACGGAATTGAACTCATACATCTGCTTTTGAGTTTTGATTTATCCATGGAACAAATGCTACATATGAATGTAAATGTTGTTTCTAAACTATAATCGAACGCGTAAAATTAAACTCTAGCCTGTTTAcgaaatttcatttcattaagtGATTTCAAATGGGAAAGAGattaaaaaaacacaaattcaacaaatcagaacagaaaagaaaaaatacgaAAACTTACAGTTAGAAGAAGTGAAAGACAAATTCACGTTTCTGGGTGTTACCCAAATGAAGGAATAGACATACCATCCCAGGAAACTCGTGCCTCCTCTCTACGAAGTTTTGCTGGCTCTCTGTGTTTTCCTCACCTGCAATTTAGACCCActaagttagagagagagagagagagagagagagagagagagagagagagagagagagagaatatacCACTGGAAGAGTCATCGTCGTCATGAAAAAGCGAAGATGGGGAAAAGAGAGCAATGTCCATCGTCGTCCTTCTTCTGCTCAGAAACAGAAGCTGCGAGGAGGCAAAACCTACCCGGAGAAGAAAACAAGGATTCGCAATTAAAATCCTGCCCccaaaacagtaaaatttcaGAAATCAGGCTCAATATTTTGAGTATTCTTATTTTCTTCTTGTATTTTAGGGAAAATATTGTTAATTCCCCCCTTATATTTGAGAAACTCTTCTGGTTTACCCAAATTTTattggaaactttaacgaaaagctcatgaTACTATttaatttaacgaaaaatcacatttttatactaaaaaaatcaatcttggtactattcattttaccctttattttatccttatcaataaaactcaaagttttcaaattattttcattagttttccttaaaattttaTCATTTGGTTTCCAAATGCAAATAAGCATGCGTTCACAAATTAGGAAATGAATCGTCTTCGAATCTGTTCCACCTAATAATTCTCATTAAACAATTCGagatcttgaaatttgatcaaacggctacaaatagaAGCCCACTCTAataagttataataactttagtcgttggatcaaattttaaggatcCAAATTATACGATGAGAATGATTAGGTTGAAAGGATCCGGCCACAAATTAAACATCCAATACTtcaaagtttgatttttttattttactttttatagaACGATTTTTTATATTAAGATTTGAAAGAATAAACCTCATCATCCACTAAATTTGTAACTTAGGAACACTTCTAATTTTGCTctccaaattttttatatttaaaattaaaatacactttttttaacaaacgataataTTTATAGTGAAAGTGGGCAAAGTCTCACATTGAGTtagccataataatgtggtttaaatgcGGCTTTTGTGAGAATTAAATCacctttcacttataagtaaagatAGAAATACCATAACactaaatggaaattaaaaatatactAAAAAGAAGTGCAAAATTATATTTTGAGAGTGCAAATAACAGGACCatttaaacatatatatatcaacaGAAGTGTTAtttgcactccaaaaatcttattttacactcctcgcaagtgtagaatgagatttttggagtgccaataacaattttcATATATCAAATGGGAAGGAAGGATTGCAATGTTTGGCAAAAAGGGAACGAAGGAGGATTCGAACCGCCAACCTCCTGCATAGAGTTTGAAAGACTAATAAACCACTGAAACAGGTCAGCCTCCCTCCCTCTCgcccctctctttctctcatatCGGCTTAGCCGGAGCCACCGAATCCATCGCTTCTAGggtccaccaccaccacaaaccCAGCCGCTAGACTTAAAGCCCGAGTCCATCAGGATTCCATAGTTTCCGATTACTTCTTTGTTATGAACACAAGGACCGCCACTATAAATAAATTTGCCCGCCACTCTCTCTAATTCAAAGAGTTACTATTTACTTCTCTTCACCAAAGAAGCGCTGCGCTGCGATGACGACAGAGACATCAGAGGACGCCGTACGCCGTCGCACTGCGGTTTTCGACTACCGCAAAAAGTTACTCCAGCACAAGGAGCTCGACTCCCGAGTTCGCGCAGGTCAATTCCGCACCCCCAAACCCTACCCCTTTTTCAGTTATCAAATTAATTGTTCAAATTAGTAAGCTTTTAGTATGCTCTGCTCTCCCTTTTAGGGTTTCGATTCACATTTCACTTGAGCGATTCTGTTCTGGTTTAGGTTTGTTTGGGGCTTTCTGTTGTGAATTGGGAAATTTAGATATTTTGAAGAAACATAATTGATTTGTTTTGCAATTTTGGGACGGTTTGCAGTGAGAGAGAACTTGCGGACTTCAAGGAAAGAATTTGGGAAAACTGAAGATGATTTGAAGTCCCTTCAAAGCGTGGGACAGATTATTGGTGAAGTTCTTCGGCCTCTCGATAATGAACGCCGTAAGCAGATTGTTTGCTTAATGCTTGTTTCATTGTTTAAAGTTTAATTGTTGGAAACCCAGTTAGAACTGCCAATCTAATGGCCTTTGTGTTTGTTGCCTCAGTGATTGTGAAGGCCAGTAGTGGTCCTAGATATGTCGTTGGGTGTCGCAGTAAGgttgacaaagaaaaactaGTAACTGGCACTCGCGTTGTTTTGGATATGACGACTTTGACGATCATGCGGGCTCTTCCCAGAGAAGTAATTATTATCTGATTATTTATTATAAAGTTTGACACTTTACTCATCTATTCATGAGCATTCTTTCATATTGTTGGCAGGTTGATCCCGTTGTATATAATATGCTTCATGAAGATCCTGGTAATGTTAGTTACTCGGCTGTGGGAGGACTATCAGATCAGATCCGAGAACTTAGAGAATCCATAGAACTGCCGCTAATGAATCCTGAACTTTTTCTTAGAGTGGGGATCAAACCTCCCAAGGTAATTTTAAACTGTTGTTGGTGTTCTTCATATTCTTAGCAATATTTTCAGAAACCTAGGAACTTGGAATTTTCAAatagagctttttttttttttcttattgtaTTTACCTTTCAAataggctagccgacatttacctctcccagaccctgcgtaaagcgggagccttgtgcactgggtacgacctttttattgTATTTACCTTTCAAATTTTTTCAGGGTGTTCTTCTGTATGGTCCTCCGGGAACAGGGAAGACATTACTAGCCAGAGCAATTGCTAGTAACATAGATGCTAACTTTTTAAAGGTTATTCATTCTTCTAGATAGCAGCTTGTTTATGACGTTATAAGTTGTATTGCTGCATATGTTGTTacgtgtttctttgaacaagaCTAGAATGTTTTTAATTGTTTCAACTTATCTTTGATATTGGCTACTGGCTACTGCTATCCCTGGCCTAGGTTGTATCAAGTGCCATTATTGATAAATATATTGGTGAAAGTGCAAGATTGATAAGGGAAATGTTTGGTTATGCCCGTGATCACCAGGTATGAGCTTGAAATTGTTTTAGCATTATAACATTAAATATTCCTATTTGAAAGCATGCTTAATTTTGTTGACTTTGTGTCTAGCCTTGTATCATTTTTATGGATGAGGTCGATGCTATTGGTGGACGACGTTTTAGTGAAGGGACTAGTGCAGACCGAGAAATTCAGCGAACTCTCATGGAGTTGCTGAACCAGTTAGATGGATTTGAACAGCTTGGAAAGGTAagtatattttgatttaaatcaagattaatttttttggtttggtcacAACAAACAGATGAAACTTGCTTACTGGTCATGCTTGTATAAACCTTTAATGGCGTAAAAGTAGATCATAGCTTGGCATGGATGATGGAAGTTGATTAATTTCATTTCGCAGGTGAAAATGATCATGGCAACTAATAGGCCTGATGTCCTGGATCCTGCACTTCTGCGTCCTGGGCGACTCGACCGCAAGATAGAGATCCCATTGCCTAATGAGCAATCAAGAATGGAAATTCTCAAAATCCATGCCGCCGGGATTGCCAAACATGGGGAAATTGATTATGAGGCAGTTGTGAAGCTTGCTGAGGTAAGCATGATTATCTATTTCAAAAGAGTCTGTTACATGCTTTACCTCGATGATTCGATGCATTGTCTTCATTCAGGGTTTTAATGGAGCTGATCTCCGTAATGTCTGCACTGAAGCTGGGATGTCTGCAATCCGTGCAGAAAGGGATTATGTCATCCATGAAGATTTCATGAAGGTACGTGTTAAATATAGTAATGATGTTTTACTCTATTAAAAATGATGAGTAATGAGATGAAATGAGCCTTAAAAACTACATGGGCCATGGTCTCAGTGATGTGGCATGAAAATCGATAATGTCCATTCTTGAAAATTATGGAAGTCCCAATGCTTCATTTTCGGAGCTACTCCCATACCTTGTTCTAACTATTAGAGATGGAACCCAAGAATGTCTTTGGAGGTGTTTAGGGTTGTCTATTTCATGTTGTTCTAGGTCACAATCTTTAACTTTCTCTTTTGATTGCTTTGTTGGGTTTGACACCTATGGGGTTCGACTACCTACTATCTTAAAGGTTGTCAAACCCAAGACCTCAAGGAACAGAATAAGAGTGTGGTACTAAAGTCAAGTGTTGTCAAATATTTGGTGTTTGTCTTGCTCGTTTGGCACTGTGCATGCAAACAATCGATtttttatatcttgattctaaGTGTGTGTTTTTTATTTCTCAGGCTGTACGGAAACTGAACGAAGCAAAGAAACTTGAATCTAGTTCCCACTACAACGCAGATTTTGGGAAGGAATGAAaccaaatttgaattttgaacctACATGAAGAGTTATGTAAAAGTTAAAACTCCGATCATGTTCGGGCGGTTGTGCTGTATTTTCTTTACGAGATGTGGCTGGTGCCCGGTGGTACTGCAACATAGCTTCTAAGAATGTGTTTACCACCAGACTCACATTTTGAATTGCATTTCGAAGGCGCCATTTACTCGTTTGAGTCTTATTTTCTTATTACGATTCTCGAATGTTTAATTGCTACTTCAGATTTAAGGTGTTTTCTGTACAGCTGATATCTGGGGTTGTCCACATTCAATCAAATTTCTTGTATAATCTTATACGTTTTATGCTAAATAAACCCTGATTTTTCTTATTAATAGATAATAATTGCATTAGTAGCTTATTGTTAATAAATATTGTCATTTCCTTTTGCGAATAAACAAATATCCGTAAGATTTAAAAGTCTGAGACATTGAAGCAAACATAAAGAATGTAAGTCAATGTTCAATTTGGGGTTCAAAGATAAATCATTTTCACAAGTTTGCTTCTTTCATAAGAACACGAGCAGAGACTGCTATGATTCATCGGCATTAAGCTGGATGCTCTGTCTCCTTCCAAATCGTCTTTCTCACCGTTACAGTCAGGGAATGCTGCTGATGAATCCAACTCCTCGTCGGCATGACATCTTGGGACCGTATGCATTACAAATGTAGGAACTGCGTTGATGATACAAGCTTTCGCAACACAAAACTAAGTCGTTATATGTCGCTACAATGGTTGGCAACTCATGATTTGTCTGAGAACCGTTAGTACATTGGGCGACGACTTTTTACTGTAAGGGGAAACCCTCCGCATGATTCGTCTGAGCACCGTTAGTTAGTACATTGGGTGACGACTATAACTGTAAGGGGAAACCCTCCGCTCTACCGCTCTACCGCTTATCAGCGTGCGTATCTTCGGAGTTTCGTAGCACTTTCGACATTTACAAAGCGGCCAATAAAATAAGAATCTCTGATGATCGAGCTCCAACGCTTGGACACACACTtacattgtaaaacaaatttagtGCAGGTAAGGCGGTAAAAGATTTCAACCTACACACCGTCAGGAAGATCATCAATTGATGATGAAGACGATCTCTTTGATCTTTTGAACTGACGAGAGGTTGGCAATCGGAGAGACGTCCGGGATGTCTTTCCTTTTGTATTGGAGGACAACATTCTGCTACTCTTGCTCAACTCTGGTAACTTTGCAGATGTGGGTGGCAACGTCTTTAGCCGCATCACTTGATGTCTCAATCCCTGCAAGATTAGGGTactcataaaataaaacaagagtCGCTGACGCTATATTTTTATTGAAGTATATTTTAACATAGACCTCAAGAAAATGTTGGGTGGACATGTTGGAAACTTCGATTAATATGTTGTAAACATAGACCTCAACATATGGTCGATACTTGGTAGTTACAATAAAGGAATTCTCAGAGTCGATGCTATCTCGGAGTTTCCCAACATAGTTCGAAAATCTAGATACAATCTAATCTCCATCCTGTTGAGCTATATATTTCTATGAACAAAATATATTAGCAAGTCTTATTAAAAACAGGGAGacttaaaagtaaaaataaaaataaaaataaaacctcTACACCCGCACACACATGGACCGCAATGTATGACAAGTCTGATGGAGTTTGTCATCTACATGGCAACCAAATATAGAGGTCATGTGTGTCTAGAACTCTCCAAAACTCCCACATTCTCCACTCAAGTGATGGCTTTCTCTCAGCATCTCCACACCATAGGAAAATAGCATCCTACTAACTTCAACTGCCATGTCCACCATTCGCCTATAAAAAGGGATCGAACCAAAGAAAACGgggagacaaaaaaaaaaggaggaataacgagaatgccggaacgACTACAAAACCTTAtaaggctacattgtgactaactggttttctaatgaataacaaagcactctatttataataaactaacactaaccctaatgctaacaggctaggcccaaactaaacttataagaaaactcaaacaaaataatacctaaaatactaatatattCCAACACCCcctgtcaaactcatggcgatatacgacatgagtttgcaaacaagcagatgcggactGGTTTTGTTAGGTGGACTGGCAGGcatgcaaacttgacttgacttgacttgactggcAAACTAGCAAATTGgttcttgattcttgattcttgacttgacttgattctTGATTTTGGTTGGCAAACTCGCTAGAGTTGAGAGTATGGAAAGAACCCGTCACTAAACAAACAAGATTT encodes:
- the LOC103433601 gene encoding 26S proteasome regulatory subunit S10B homolog B-like isoform X1, with translation MTTETSEDAVRRRTAVFDYRKKLLQHKELDSRVRAVRENLRTSRKEFGKTEDDLKSLQSVGQIIGEVLRPLDNERLIVKASSGPRYVVGCRSKVDKEKLVTGTRVVLDMTTLTIMRALPREVDPVVYNMLHEDPGNVSYSAVGGLSDQIRELRESIELPLMNPELFLRVGIKPPKGVLLYGPPGTGKTLLARAIASNIDANFLKVVSSAIIDKYIGESARLIREMFGYARDHQPCIIFMDEVDAIGGRRFSEGTSADREIQRTLMELLNQLDGFEQLGKVKMIMATNRPDVLDPALLRPGRLDRKIEIPLPNEQSRMEILKIHAAGIAKHGEIDYEAVVKLAEGFNGADLRNVCTEAGMSAIRAERDYVIHEDFMKAVRKLNEAKKLESSSHYNADFGKE
- the LOC103408447 gene encoding uncharacterized protein isoform X2, with the protein product MDIALFSPSSLFHDDDDSSSESQQNFVERRHEFPGMELVVREFSFHQLNANLLWPGTFAFAEWLVEHRPSIEGRHCLELGSGTGALAIFLRRLFNLDITTSDYNDQEIEDNIAHNCRVNGITPVLPHIKHTWGDSFPTADPDWDLIIASDILLYVKQYPNLIKTLLFLLKSYKPKDGKAQPQAKDEQSGGDSFSFPRPAFLMSWRRRIGKEDESLFFTGCEDAGLEVKHLGSRVYCIKPREATSHGDQIEKV
- the LOC103433601 gene encoding 26S proteasome regulatory subunit S10B homolog B-like isoform X2, whose amino-acid sequence is MTTETSEDAVRRRTAVFDYRKKLLQHKELDSRVRAVRENLRTSRKEFGKTEDDLKSLQSVGQIIGEVLRPLDNERLIVKASSGPRYVVGCRSKVDKEKLVTGTRVVLDMTTLTIMRALPREVDPVVYNMLHEDPGNVSYSAVGGLSDQIRELRESIELPLMNPELFLRVGIKPPKVVSSAIIDKYIGESARLIREMFGYARDHQPCIIFMDEVDAIGGRRFSEGTSADREIQRTLMELLNQLDGFEQLGKVKMIMATNRPDVLDPALLRPGRLDRKIEIPLPNEQSRMEILKIHAAGIAKHGEIDYEAVVKLAEGFNGADLRNVCTEAGMSAIRAERDYVIHEDFMKAVRKLNEAKKLESSSHYNADFGKE
- the LOC103408447 gene encoding uncharacterized protein isoform X1, which codes for MDIALFSPSSLFHDDDDSSSGEENTESQQNFVERRHEFPGMELVVREFSFHQLNANLLWPGTFAFAEWLVEHRPSIEGRHCLELGSGTGALAIFLRRLFNLDITTSDYNDQEIEDNIAHNCRVNGITPVLPHIKHTWGDSFPTADPDWDLIIASDILLYVKQYPNLIKTLLFLLKSYKPKDGKAQPQAKDEQSGGDSFSFPRPAFLMSWRRRIGKEDESLFFTGCEDAGLEVKHLGSRVYCIKPREATSHGDQIEKV